A window of the Phycicoccus sp. M110.8 genome harbors these coding sequences:
- a CDS encoding holo-ACP synthase: MIVGVGIDVVDVERFGATLERTPALRDRLFTEEECSLPLNSLAARFAAKEALAKALGAPVGLEWHDATVRRGDDGRPHLVVSGTVAARAEALGVHALHVSLSHDAGIASAVVVAEG; encoded by the coding sequence GTGATCGTCGGGGTCGGGATCGACGTCGTCGACGTGGAGCGCTTCGGGGCGACGCTCGAGCGCACGCCTGCCCTGCGCGACCGCCTCTTCACCGAGGAGGAGTGCTCGCTGCCGCTGAACTCCCTGGCCGCCCGCTTCGCGGCCAAGGAGGCGCTGGCCAAGGCGCTGGGCGCGCCGGTCGGGCTCGAGTGGCACGACGCGACCGTCCGCCGCGGTGACGACGGCCGCCCCCACCTCGTCGTCTCCGGCACCGTCGCCGCCCGCGCCGAGGCGCTGGGCGTGCACGCGTTGCACGTCTCGTTGTCCCACGACGCGGGGATCGCGTCGGCCGTCGTCGTCGCGGAGGGCTGA
- a CDS encoding bifunctional ADP-dependent NAD(P)H-hydrate dehydratase/NAD(P)H-hydrate epimerase — protein sequence MATLEDGELMGRAALGLAEVCLARVRERDGSRVVGLVGPGNNGGDALWALAHLAGEGLECVALVGDWPVHEAGRTAASQAGVRVVGPGEDQVAALGDAALVLDGVLGIGGRPGLPEAARAWVEAVPDTAYVLSVDLPSGHDPAGRSASDTGVFADETVTFGVAKPVHLLPATEPAVGVLTLVDIGLSLEGAADVERLDFDDVRDLWPVPGASADKYSRGVLGVVAGGENYTGAPVLCCTAAVEAGVGMVRYVGTPTPTAQVRSAVPEAVLGEGRVQAWVVGPGLDTASRAQGSKAQLDTARAALASDLPVLVDAGGLDLVTGRRDAPTLLTPHAGELARLLSRLEDGEVTREQVSADPLGHARRTADATGATVLLKGATTLVVPPSDSGMPVRSQRDAPPWLATAGAGDVLAGIAGTLLAAGLDPVDAGSLAALVHGVAADRANPGGPVRALAVAQAVPGTVAALLRR from the coding sequence ATGGCGACGCTCGAGGACGGCGAGCTCATGGGCCGGGCCGCCCTGGGCCTGGCGGAGGTCTGCCTCGCGCGGGTCCGCGAGCGTGACGGCAGCCGCGTCGTGGGCCTCGTCGGCCCCGGCAACAACGGCGGCGACGCGCTGTGGGCCCTGGCCCACCTCGCAGGGGAGGGCCTGGAGTGCGTGGCCCTCGTGGGCGACTGGCCGGTGCACGAGGCCGGCCGGACGGCGGCGAGTCAGGCCGGCGTGCGCGTCGTCGGCCCGGGCGAGGACCAGGTGGCCGCGCTGGGTGACGCGGCCCTCGTGCTCGACGGCGTGCTCGGGATCGGCGGCCGACCCGGACTGCCCGAGGCGGCCCGCGCCTGGGTCGAGGCGGTGCCGGACACGGCATACGTGCTCTCGGTGGACCTGCCCTCGGGGCACGACCCGGCCGGCCGCTCCGCCTCGGACACCGGGGTCTTCGCGGACGAGACGGTGACGTTCGGCGTCGCCAAGCCGGTGCACCTGCTGCCCGCCACCGAGCCGGCCGTCGGCGTCCTCACCCTCGTCGACATCGGGCTCTCGCTCGAGGGTGCGGCCGACGTGGAGCGGCTCGACTTCGACGACGTGCGGGACCTGTGGCCGGTGCCGGGTGCGTCTGCCGACAAGTACTCCCGCGGCGTGCTCGGCGTCGTGGCCGGTGGCGAGAACTACACCGGTGCCCCCGTGCTGTGCTGCACCGCGGCCGTCGAGGCGGGCGTCGGGATGGTGCGCTACGTGGGCACGCCGACGCCCACGGCCCAGGTCCGGTCGGCTGTCCCCGAGGCGGTGCTCGGCGAGGGGCGGGTGCAGGCCTGGGTGGTCGGGCCCGGCCTCGACACCGCCTCGCGGGCCCAGGGGAGCAAGGCCCAGCTCGACACGGCGCGGGCCGCGCTCGCCTCCGACCTGCCGGTCCTCGTCGACGCCGGCGGCCTCGACCTCGTGACCGGTCGCCGCGACGCCCCCACGCTCCTCACCCCGCACGCAGGGGAGCTCGCGCGCCTGCTGTCCCGGCTCGAGGACGGCGAGGTGACCCGCGAGCAGGTCAGTGCCGACCCGCTCGGGCACGCCCGCCGGACCGCGGACGCGACGGGCGCGACGGTTCTGCTCAAGGGCGCCACCACGCTGGTCGTGCCGCCGAGCGACTCCGGTATGCCGGTGCGCTCGCAGCGCGACGCCCCGCCGTGGCTCGCGACGGCCGGGGCCGGGGACGTCCTGGCCGGGATCGCCGGGACGCTGCTGGCCGCCGGGCTGGACCCGGTCGACGCGGGCAGCCTGGCCGCCCTCGTCCACGGGGTCGCCGCCGACCGCGCCAACCCGGGTGGTCCGGTGCGCGCGCTCGCCGTGGCCCAGGCCGTCCCGGGGACGGTCGCCGCCCTCCTGCGTCGCTGA